The sequence ATTTGTTaaatgttgaagctgggtgatgggtacacaTGGGTTTATTGCATTACAATATTCTACTTTCGAATGTTTGAAAACTTATAGAAGattaagcaaaaaaacaaaacaaaacttttatgcTCACACTGGGCTTCAAGAGCTTGTTTAGTATTTTTTACTGAGCTTCCTCTCACCCCCTCCCCTTAGATCAAATCTTGGCTGCACAGAAAGGTAGAAGCTGCCCTTCACAGATGAGTGACATATACACCCGCCATGTTGCAGGGATTTAAGTCCCTTCTGTCGTACAGTTTGCCAGCCTCTTGAGTTTGGCCCCAAGTTGCTGTGAGGTGCCCATTTCACCCACAGTTGCTTTTATTCCAGCTTGAGCAGTCTTGATATCTGTTGCCTCCTCCACCAGATGCTGCACCTGCACCCCCAAATTTCCACCCCATCCAGTGTGATGTCAAAGTCCTTTGCTGTGTCATGAAACAGGACTGCCTGGGAATAGGGCACCATGGAGTCCTATGACCCCCACCCAATGGAACACAGGCTGAGTCCCCATTCACCTGTCCAGCCTCCCTGCTTGGGATGGGGCAGTGGGGGGCCGGGGAGAAGGGGACAATTTCCCCAAACTCCTCAATGCCAGTGGGTTAGGATCTGAGACACAGTGTCAGCATAGAGCAGGAACAGGTCAACCTGCAGGAAGTTTAGGCCTTCTTGGTTGAGATCTGGATGCACAGGCTGGCAAAGGTAAAAGGCCGGGCTTTCTGCCATTGTGGATTGGCTGATTGGTATAAGGTTTCCCAGCCATTTCTTCATTCACTCAACCAATATTGAAATCTatgttgggggaattccctggcggttcagtggttaagactccgcacttccactacagggggcacaggttcgatccctggtgggggaactaagatcctgcctgcTGCATGGCAGAGccgaaaaagaaaaggcagaaaaaaagaaatctatgttGGGAGTGGAACTACAGCAATGAACAGGTCTCCTACCTACAGGTCTCCTACCCTTATGGGATCTACCTTCTAATGGGGCAAGGTGGGTGATGACAAATAATGCATTAGTAATACATTTCAAATACTAGGGAAAATTAAACAGGGTGTGGTGATAGAACATGAAGGGAGCTGTTTTAGACTAGGGTGAAAAGGCCTAAGAAAGTAACATTTGACCTGAGGCCTGAATGGCAAGGACCCAGCCAAGTGAAAATCTGGGGACAAAGAACTAGTAAGTGCAAAAGCCTTAGATTAGCATTTACAAGAATGGAAACAAAAGATTTAAGCTAGTGAGCATTAGGATGGTGGTGGATGAGGTAAATGGAAAACATATCCAGGCTAGCAATAAAAGCTTCTAATTTTTCATAGTCCCCTGGGGAAAGGGCACAAATGATTTGCAGGAGTTAGAAATGCATATTTAAGCACTCAAATAGCATCTTGCTCctctaagttatttttttttaaataaatttattttatttttggctgcattgggtcttcgttgctgcgcgcaggctttctctagttgcgacgagcgcgggctacacttcattgcggtgcgcgggcttctcattgcggtgggttctctttgttgcggagcacgggctctaggcacgtgggctcagtcgttgtgctgcacgggcttagttgctctgcagcttttgtgggatcttccaggacgagggatcaaacccgtggcccctgcattggcaggcagattcttaaccactgcaccaccagggaagtccctcctctaaGGTTCTAATGGCAAATTacccttttaaaaatcataattatatTGACGTTTTTATTATAAGTTACATGATAGTGACAGAGCAGTGAGAACAAGGGCCTTATCTGTCCACTGCTCTATTACCAGAAGCTGGATTCCCTAACTTTGACTGGCATGTGATAGGGCCTTGCCCATTTCTACTGAACAGATGCTCAAGTTAACAGTACAGTGATATTATAATTGCCATGAATGACATTTGCAATAGCAACAAGACACATGACCAGGCTGTCAGTGACAGGGTTGGAATATCAATGTTTTCATTAGAAAAACATCCTGCATGTATTTAAATTCTGAACAGCCAATTTTTGCTGGTAAATTGTTAAAATGAGACATTGTTGAGAACTGTCATTGGACTCCTATGTTGCTTGAATATGTCTCCATTTGTCTTTTGATAATCACTTTCTGATATTAATAAAGTATTTctaaaagaatcagtgaattaaCAGAAATTATGCCAGGCAGTGATAGATTCCTGGAATTTTTGAAGCCTTGAATTAGGaatcagacctgggttcaagtcccactgCTGTCACTCACTtgcagctatgtgaccttgggcatatcCAAAAACCTTTGAGAccatatttggggtttttttcatgtatttatttactttcatgtatttatttggttgcaccgggtcttagttgtggctcgccggctccttagttgcggcatgcatgtgggatctagttccctgaccagggatggaaccccgggccccctgcattgggagcacggagtcttaaccactgcgccaccagggaagtcccaagaccatATTTGTAAAAGGGATCTATTATCTATTCTTGCCTAAATCACAACACCCTTGTAAAAATCTGATTAAAGCTGTACAATAAGATACTACTTAAGCTTTTGGAAGTGGCTGGAGGTTACGTTGAGAGCCTGTAAAGCCTTTGCCTGCTTTGCATTTTGTTTGGTCAAATCCCCACACCCCCATTTTGTTTTAGAGCCCTAGCAACTGAAAGAGGAGCTGCTTTAGACTGGGTGTTTAGGGAAGGCCTAATGTCCAGTTTTTGGCTGTCAAAGTCCATCACTGAGCAGGGCTGATAGGCACAGAGCCCTTTATTAGGGATTCCTCTGGCCCCATCTCTCTCCCAATATTTAGACAAGGGACCCtttgcctcttcccttcccttcacaGGTAAACCCTCCCAATCCCAGAGAGCATCAATCAACACAGACTgctacattttactttattttgcacATAATGAAGATAACTGACTAAGCAGTTCCAGAACTGTTAGTATTCATTAATCAAGAAGTAAATGAGGTGAGAAGACAAACTTTTAATTTCCTCCCAAACATACTGCAAGTATCACAGCAACTTGTAACAACACATGCAATACAGGCTGGTTTCAACATACAGAGAGCCCAAGCAAGAAGGGTGAGTCCTGAAGATCCACGTGGGTCAGAGGAGGAGCAGTGCTGCAGGAGGCTGGAATCTACCCAGTCACTCACCCCGCTCCCACACATAACTACCCTGTGAAGTTCTCTGCCCTTTGTCAGATTCAAATCCAAGAAACTCTTTCATCCCACATTCCAGGCTCATCACTACCCCCCATTCCAAGGTGGATAATCCACACACAGAAATCCAGGCAGAACCAAATATACTTGCCCAGCTGTGTTTCATGTGGCATTTCCACAAGCCAGGCTCCAGCTCAAATTCTGTACAGGAAGTTCCCATTGCTGTCAAAGAACTCTCGTCCCCTCTGCACGACTTTGTTGCTAAAGTTCTGGTCACCTGGCTCCCCTGCCTTCAACTCTGCCAGCTTCTTGTCACTTGGCAATCCATCACTGTCAGTTCCTCTGGTGTCCCCACAGTCACTGGTGGAGAACTTCTGCAGCTCTCTTGGATGACCGAGGGCTGCAGCAACAGGCACAAAgctcttctcctcctccagtCCCTGGattcctttattcctttccttctgtctcCTTGGTGTATTTGTTCTGTGAGTGTTCAATTCTGTCACTTTCAAAGCTGTGCTGTGACCATGGCCTTTGGATGAGGCTTCATCCCCTGGCATCAGCAAAGAGCCCGATACAGAATGGCTTGCAGAAAGCGGTGCTGAGGTATCCCCAGAGCCTGGGAGCTGCTGGAGCGAGCGGGCAAGCCCAATTTTCTTAAGGACTTTTTGATCCTGCTTCAGTTTCTGCTCCAATGTGGGCacaaacttgctttttaaaacccTTCGGATCACATCAGTGCTGACATCAAAGCCTTCAGCCAATCTGGGAACGGACCAGGACTCTGCAAATTCCCTGTGTAAATACCTATGAAAAAAAGAAGCAGGTTTTCAATCTGTGAAGAAGTCTCCTATCAGAACAGTTAACTGATAATACTAgtgataaatacatgaaaagaagaGGGCTTGGAAAAACTGTAAACGCAGTGTTTATCTTGTGCCACTAAATGGCTGCGGTCCATTCCTGTGTGCTAACAGCAACACCCAACTACTTTTAGTCATTTCATTTCATATCAACTGAATTCCTCTCACTGCACGGCAGGCCCCAGTTAGATCCTGGGGATGCATGACGACTGTCTTTCCCTTCAAAGAACATACAGTCTGGTGGTGGAGACAGATACAGTAACATACAAAAACACTATGAGAAATATCCCAGCAGAGGATGCTGTGAGAGCAccggggagggagaggcagggacaGGCTATCACCACATTTGCAGGGTGGCCCAGGAATTGCTTCAGGAAGTCCACGCTAGAGCTGGTCTGAAAAGATGAGAAGTTGTCATAAGctggcagaggggaggagaggaagaaaaggtcaAAGGTACTGATGGTAGAGTGAGCAGCAGGTGAAACACAAAGAAGCACATCACCTTTGTTGGGAACAGCTCAATCTGTGTGACAGTGGGAGCAGGAGCAAGATCACGTCATGCTTAGGGATTCTGGAGTCTATCCCAAAGCAACAGTGAAccaaggaaggatttttttttttttttttttttttaaatttatttatggctgtgttgggtcttcgtttctgtgccagggctttctctagttgcggcaagtgggggccactcttcatcacggtgcgcgggcctctcactatcgcggcctctcttgttgtggagcacaggctccagacgcgcaggctcagtagttgtggctcacgggcctagttgctccgcggcatgtgggatcttcccagaccagggctcgaacccgtgtcccctgcattggcaggcggattctcaaccactgcgccaccagggaagcccaaggaaggATTTTAAGGAGCAGAATGCCATGagcaaattttcattttgaagctCAATCCAGTGGTAGTGAAAGAGGGCAGTCATCAATTAGATTCCCTGAACTATAACCTGCTTAATGAATAATAACCTGTAACCTGCCTTCACTGACCAAGCTTGCTTTAATTGTTCATGCAAACTGCATACCCTCCAAGCTTCACATAGCCTAGACAATATATCACAAGACTCCTTTAACTGCCCCCTATAGATAACACCTCTGACCATGGGTTGCTCTGGTAACAGTTGCTTAAGTTGTTGTTCAGGAACAGGGGGCTAGTTTTGCCCAGTTCAAACTAGTTGAGACCACTGACCATTCAGCTGGGCCTGTACAGGTGTCGAATGGGTGACCTTTCAATGTCAAGGGCCCAAAACTCCATCCTCAGATCATGCTAATGCTGCCCACCATTTTCTGAACATGCATCCCATGAAGACCAGGTAACTCAGATACCCCTGTGCAGAGCACCAATTACTTCACCTTTTTCTAACATTTAATCACCTTTCCCGAAGCCTCAGACCACCCTGCTTCTTTACCCCATAAATATCCTAAGCCTCTTCCTTCAAGGAGGCAGATTTGAGACTTGTTCTCCCATCTCCTTGCTTGGCTGCCTGTGAATAAACCTTTTCTCTACTGCAAACCTCGGGGTCTCAGCAATGGCTTGCTGTGTATCAGGCAAATGAACCTGGTTCAGTAACAGTAGTTTCTCAGTGCAAGACTAGAGATGGAAAGATCAGGCAAGAGGCTGTCACAGTAATCCAGGCAGTCTGAACCGAGACAGTGGCAATGAgagcagaggaggaaagagactTGAGAAATATTTTAGGAAGGCCAAGTGGTTACACTTGGTAAGGAACTAAATATTGGGCGAAGAAATAGGCTGAGattcagcatctttttttttagttaattaattaatttatttatttttggctgcgctgggtctttgttgctgcacaggctttctttagttgcggcgagcgggggccactcctcgttgcagtgcgcgggcctctcattgtggtggcccctcttgttgcggagcacgggctccaggcacacgggcttcagtagttgtggcatgcgggctcagcagttgtggctcacaggctctagagcgcaggctcagtagttgtggcacacaggctttgttgctccgcggcatgtgggatcctcccggaccagggctcgaacccgtgtcccctgcattggcaggcggactcccaaccactgcgccaccagggaagtcccaagattcaGTATCTTTAGAGTGGGTGATTGGTGGGACCATTTGGGGTTTTAGCAAAAATAGGAGCAGAATGAAATTGTCAGGGAATAATGATGAATTCTATTTTgtacatgttgagtttgaggaaCCTGTGTGATAGCCAAACAGCGATATCTAGTGCACAGTTGACTATATAGAGTTCAGAAGAAAAACATGGACTGGACATGATAGATCTGGAAGTCATAAGCCAATAGCAGGAGTGGTTGAAGCCATGCAAGTCGCTGGCATTAGGCAGGAAAATATGCAGAGTGAGATAAACGACCAAGGACACAACTCTAAAAACTACAATAATTAAGATACAGGAGGAAGACGGGGAGCCCAGGGAGGAAACAGAAAACCAGTCCTAGAAATAGAAGTGAGTGGTAGCCTGGGTCAAGGGAGAATTTCAAGAATGCAGACAAGGTCAAATGCTGCAGAAATGTCAGTCAGGCTAAAGCCTTGCGTGTCAGTTATGCCTAGCACTGAGGAAGTCACTGGTAGATTCGTGGATAATAGTTTCATTGTTGTGATGAAACAAGCAAAAATGTGGGTAGGGAGCCAGGGAGCCAGCAGGGAACTAAAGGACGAGGGAGTGTAGTATAGCCTTGACAGctgggtttccttttctttgtaatCCAAGTGACTGACTTAAGCTTTGCTTGCCAAGGCATGCACTTCAAAGATGGCTATCTCCAATAAACACACTGCCAGCCACACAACTATATAAAAAGCCAGGCTTCCCCCCATCCCTCCATTGGCGCGTTTGTTTTAGAGATTATGGTTGGCTTCAATAACTAACCACTTGGGCcacttgctttttctcttcttgcgCTTTAAATTCctgttaagggacttccctggcggtccagtggctaagactccatgctcccaatgcagggggcccaggtttgatccctggtcagggaactcgatcccacatgccgcaactaagagtttgcatgccgcaactaaagatcccgtgtgccgcaacttaaaaaaaaaaaaccctgcatgcggcaactaaagatcccgcatgccgcaacgaacacctggcacagccaaaataaataaataaatcatttaaaataaaatttaaaaattaaaaacaattcctgttaaattcaccaataaagagtgagCCCTCAAAACCCTAGGCCCCCACCCTTAACCCCAATaaaagcagaaccccaggccCTTGCACCTCTCTCTACCCATGACCTCGCTGTGTGGCCTCAGGTGTGCCATATAATTTCCAGGTCCTGTAAGTAAtaaccctccccccccacccccctacaCCCAGCAGTTTCCTGATGGTTATTGCTGAAGGGCATCTTGCAGTCTTAAGAACCACAAGGGCTGGCTCAGCCACAACACTGGTTATTGACAGACTGAGACCGGCACACAACATGGACAACCTTAAGTTGACAGATGTAGGTCCCTGAGAAATTAGGTAGGGACTTGACCTAGAGCACCCAGAGAACTGGTCCTAAACAAGTGAAGGACTACCACTTCCCCAGAGGTGTGAACAGAGCACAAGATTGAGAGTGGAAGGTAAGGAGGAGACCAAAAAGCTTTAAACAGTTCTTACCTAATAGCCTGttttttctctgaaataaaaagatattgaTCACAAAAGGGGAGGTGACAGGTGGGAAGATGGAAGGGTTGAAAAGGCTGGTGTTCAAGATAGAAGAGGAAGCTGACAGGGGAGAGATGCTACAGGCTCATAGAATCTTGATCAGCTCTATAAAACCCCCTTTATTCTAAGTTTCAATTCCAGAGTTATTCTGATGGGAATGGAAAAAGGAACATGACCTACAAAGGACTATTtagcaatatttatcaaaatgcaAGTCCATTTGCCCTTCGGTTCAGTTGCAGCCCTACTTCTAGGAATGTATGCAACACATACATTTATGTAAGTGTAAATACTTCTGGCAGATATTTAGAGTATACAAAGCTATGCACTGGAGCACTATTTGTTACAGCAAGTGAGTGGAAACAATTCAAGTGCCCACCATAAAAAACTGGTAAAATAAACTACAGTTTACTAAGCATctacaaaaaagaatgaggagcTCTCTCTTGGGAAGTGAAAAGAGCTTCAGAATATAttaagtgaacaaaacaaagtataGAACAGCATTTATAGTATTCTACTGTTTGTGATTatagaagtgaaaataaaattctgtattcATACGTGCTTGCTTCTATTTGCATAAGGAAACCTAGAAAATGAcacaaaaaactattaaaaatagtaTCCATAGGAGACTAGGGGGGATTAACCTCTCTCAATGCGTATGCCCTGTTATACTGTTCTAATTTTGAGCCATATGTATTATCtattcaaaacaaaaaacttaaaatttaaaagaggatCTCTTTTCTAAGATACGGATCCTCTCTTCAGAGCAACGTAACCATGGAAGCTCCATCCCTGGTCCTTAGATCAAGAACGTCATGATCTACTTACTATATACGCGTTAAATGTTGTGACGCCTGTAacttactatttaaaaatttcagcaaaAAATGAACCGTCTCATAACGTTAAAAACCATTACATCTAGATGGGCTCATCGACGTTTATCTTATTACTTGACTTTTCTGTTAGAAATCTTGaaagataaaaagcaaaaaatacaaaaacaacgtTCTAAGTTCTAAGCCCTAGTATCCTTCACTTCTCATCACAGCAGATCCTAACTGCCAACAGTCTTACCGGATCTGCTCCATGGCTTCCCACGTCAGGGTCCTGGGCGGGGAACCTGGCGCCTCCATTTGCTTCCGAATTTTCTGGAACCGGATAGCTTTTCTCTGTCGTTTCAGGGCGCTGAGAGAGAGAACCAAGGGCAGAAGCCATGCGTGGAAGCCAGATGGGTGGTTTAAGAGCCTTGGGCTAAGTCAGAGCGCCCAGCCCGCTTCTCTTTGCAAGGACAACCTGGCCATGTCTGTCAGCCTAGACCTGCTCTGAACACCGCCCCAGAAATCTAACACCAAGAACAACAGCCCATAAGCTGTTGCCGAATTCTTTAAATGGGTGATGAAATACGTCCTTGGTGAAGGGACTCGTGGTCCCAAAGGAGCTAACAGCTGCCCCTGTGCCCCTGACAACGGGTGAGAAATAAGGGCCGCCGCAGGACGCCCGGCGCCAAGGGGGCGCGGCCTGGGCGCCCAGGCCCGAGGCCCTGCTTCAGGCTGAGGGCCCGGGAAGGAGCCGGTACCTCTCCACCTCCTGCAGCTCCCGCTCCTCCGGCTCCCAGTCGGAATCGGGGTCCGGCTCACGGCCGACAGATCCCGGGATCGCCACGCCCCGGGTGGCAAACCCACAGCGAGCGACCGCTGCACGGACACCCCTGCCCAGCAAGGAGTTCAGAGCAAGCGCCATGTCGACGAGAAAaagccctcccccgcccccaacacGGTAGCGCCTGAAGCCGCGGGGCGGGACCGGAATTGGGCGGGAAGCTGAGGGGCAGGCGCGTCTTTTCCGCTTCCGTCTGGGGGCGTGGCTTCTGGGCTTGAACTGCTCTGCCACCCACCCTTACCCGTTGTAATTACAGAGCAGGCCTCTCTGAAACTCGGAGGCGGGTATGAGGTAGAGGACGCTCCTGCAAAACAGcataaactttaataaaaagacgAGTTCAGTTGCCAAGAGCCGCCCCTCTGCCCCAACGGCTGCCCAGGCCGGCCTGTCTCCGCCACAGCGGCTGTCAGGACGTCCCCTCGGCGGTTCTCTGATGGCGAAAGCTCCGTGCCGTGGGAACTCGGCTCCTCTGGGAAAGGGACTTTTTGTCGCCGGGATAACCTCCAGCCCCGGGCCGCACCCAGGGTTCAGACTCACCATTAGCGGTAAATCCAGGCTAAGGTTTGAAGGACGGAGATGAGCACATGGCCGGCCCTGGCTCCTTTTCATCTTTTAGTCTTTACCCATCCGAAAATAATCTTAGGGTATTGAGGAATTCTTGGTGTCTTTGTGTTTTGCCTTATGCAAACAGGGTTCCTGGCCAGGGCTTTTCACACTGAAGCTTGGTGGCAGTCTTTGAGTTAGCAAAGATTGAAGACGCTTTGCCCTTTTGGAAACCTGAGTGGGTTCTCCAGGACAGCTTGAGTTCTGGGCTTCCTTCCTACATTTACCTCTGGTGCCTGATGTCGAGGAGTGCAGGGGTATGCTGCAGCAGGGGTGCAGAGGTAGGGCAGAGAGTGAGATGCCAGGCCTCGGCTGCTCTGTGTTCAGAGTCTAGCATGGAAGGCAAGGTGCATTCAGTCCATGAGCCACTTACCACTCTTTCCCGTTGCAGAAGATAGCCCTAGCTTGGGGTTAAAAAGGGTGGCACTGATCCTGCCAGGGCTCGGTTTATGGCTTCTAGCCTTCTGCTGGTTTGGCCTTCTGCAGTGGAAACATGGGTCCCCCTAAGTTGGTATTCACAGAAGAGATTTGCTCACCTCTTTCCCAACTGTTGCCCAATTACCAACACAGAGGATTGGCATCTCATGCTTCCCTCCAGCATCTTTACCACATTGTATTGTAATTGGTGTGTTTACTTGTCCATATCCCTGTTACATTTGTTGGACGTATTTCTGCCATGTCTATCACCAGGGTTTAGTACACAGAAGGAGGTAAATAAATGGGTCCACTACCTCCTCCATCCCCACACTGCTGGAAGTGCCAAATAATATTTTGGGAGCATCCCAGCTGTAATATTTGCTAGTGGGACTTTATACAGGTCAGAGTGACCAAAGCTAGTTTTGCATACTTAACGGCTAGTGAGCCTGATTCTGGCGCTGGAAAAATAGCGCCTTCCACATGTCTTCATTGACAATGAACAGGGGCTGATGTCTGCTAGATCTCTCATCCAGTTGACATTCTTGGGCTGCAGATGGCACCAGGAATGATATGGAATTGCAGCATTCATGCTTGGCAGTGGCCCTAACATCCTGGGGATCAATTCATGGGGCCGAACTGGATGCAGGAAATGAGGACCCTGCTCTTTGGCGGCCCTTCTCAGGAGGACCAATGGGACCAGATTCACACATTGCAGTTCTTGACTGCCCAGCCCGTCCTGGTGAAATCTAGCCTAGAGGAGAAGAGCAGCCCCTTACCACATTTCTTGTGAGGCTGGATGGTGTGGTGGAagaaaataagacaagaaaaatctcttcTAGGCCATGCCCACTATTTAACCAGTTACTCCTTTGGGATTCAACAAAAACAGAGGACCCAACAGGTTTGCTACTAGCCCAGGGAATAGTGAACTTGGTAGCTGTTTTGTTGGCCAAAGATCATTTATTTATGTCCCGTTAGAGCCACAGCACTGGCAGTGCTAGGGAGAGATTACACAGAAGCCGCTGAGGGTGATGGCCTTGTTGTCAGTCATGAGTTTGGGGTTATTGCAAGATAGGAATATAGAGAACAAGTCTCTTGTAAGTGAGACTGCTCTTGGCTGGATG comes from Balaenoptera ricei isolate mBalRic1 chromosome 2, mBalRic1.hap2, whole genome shotgun sequence and encodes:
- the NGRN gene encoding neugrin; its protein translation is MALALNSLLGRGVRAAVARCGFATRGVAIPGSVGREPDPDSDWEPEERELQEVESALKRQRKAIRFQKIRKQMEAPGSPPRTLTWEAMEQIRYLHREFAESWSVPRLAEGFDVSTDVIRRVLKSKFVPTLEQKLKQDQKVLKKIGLARSLQQLPGSGDTSAPLSASHSVSGSLLMPGDEASSKGHGHSTALKVTELNTHRTNTPRRQKERNKGIQGLEEEKSFVPVAAALGHPRELQKFSTSDCGDTRGTDSDGLPSDKKLAELKAGEPGDQNFSNKVVQRGREFFDSNGNFLYRI